ACTTTGTCTAATGTTTACTCATTTTCCTATCCTCAGATTCCCAAGCCCCAAGTTGCCTGCTTTTCACACTTTTCCTGCCATTGCTGGAGACACAGTAGCCATAACGTTTGTTGGATATGCTGTGTCTGTTTCACTGGCAATGATTTATGCTGACAAACATGGATATTCTATTCATCCAAACCAGGTAAAATATCAGAATATTAAAGCACATTGTGAAGATTAGGTTCATGccaatctgtttttattttcaactgaaTATTTGGTTGATTTCAGGAGCTGTTGGCTCATGGAATCTCCAACACAGTTTCCTCCTTTTTCACCTGCTTTCCCAGCTCAGCCACTTTGGCTACCACTAACATTCTCGAGAGTGCTGGAGGACACACGCAGGTATTATGCATGGTGTATGACGTAGCTTCTTCATGACTGCAGCTCATATATAAACAGGGGtcacacaaagagaaagaaagaatagTAATTTGGATATTGGAACCTGCGTTTGCCACCACATCTAACTTGGATATAACCTCCTGCAGCTCTCTGGTTTGTTCACCAGTCTGGTTGTCCTTATTGtcctgctgctgattggacCTCTGTTCTACTTCTTACCCAAGGTGAGCTTATCTCAAATCTGTGcatgcacaaaacaaaataccaaaAACAAAGAGAGGGTATTTTCACTTATGTTgtcctctgtctctgtcttcagGCAGTGCTGGCATGCATCAATGTTACCAGCCTCAGGCAGATGTTCTTGCAGTTCAAAGACTTACCTGAGCTGTGGAGAATCAGCAAGCTTGATTTTGTGAGTCTATAAAATAGTAATATGAGAGTGTGCTTCTAATGCACaaccaaacaacagaaaataaaaatagggcTAATTAGCTCCCCAGCTTAGTTTATATTCTATGAACTTAGTTGCCTGTTGACAAATTGATGATGTGTGTACTTCTGAACAATAAATGCATCCAACAAATATTAATCAAGTCATGGAATGTCGGGCTTGTAGAGCAAAGGGAAGACAGCTGATAAATTGTCTTGATCCTTGCACTTTCATGGTGACTGCTTGGCAAGAATAAGGCATTATTTACACAGACATGCTTCCTTTGTTAATTGTTATGTTGTGTGTTAttgtgtttctgtctttgtgcaGATGGTTTGGGTTGTAACCTGGCTGTCTGTGGTGGTACTCAATGTGGACCTCGGCCTGGCTATTGGAGTGGTTTTCTCTATGATGACCGTAATTTGCCGCACACAAAGGTACATCTTCTTTTCCCTCAGCATAAAAACTGAGATGCTgtcttgcagcagcagcttttgcaAGAGTTCAGGCTGTCAGAAATTCCGTGCACATCTGGTAAATCTCATTCGCAGCAAATTCACATATACAGCAAAATTTATGTGCCAGTAATTTTATTGCAGGGACTATAAATTTGAAGAAACAAATGTATTTGTCTTACAGGCAGGCTAAGTAGATCATATATCATAATATGTCACTTTAATATGAAACTGATGGCCAATGATTCAACAGGGCTGGTTGCTCAGTACTTGGACGAGCAAGCAACACAGAAATATACAAACCTCTGGAGAACCACAGCAAGGTGAGCATGGTCtctggttatttttttattgggcACAAAATGTCAACTATCATCAGGCATTGAACTAAAAGACATGAGATATAATTACATGTAAAAAAgattacattttcttattttagtaCCAAGAAATAACTACAGTCTCATAGATGACTCAGCAAGAGTTTCCTGAAAGAATAAAGATGAGACTATCCCGTTTTCTCTTCAGTGTAATGAAGTGCCTGGAGTGAAAATCCTCACTTATAACGGACCCATTTTCTACGGCAACCGTAGCTTCTTCAGAGAACAAATGAGTAAGCTGTTGGGCCTGACGCCAGAGAAGATCCGCAGCCAGGAGAAGGCCAGGAAAGCCATGGAAAAACGGGAGAGAGAGATTGCCGTCAACACTGTGGTATGACTGCAATCTGCATATTAGTTTAGACAAAATAATGTACAGATTTTATGACATAATGCAACTTAATTTCAGTTTCTTCTTGTTGTCTTCCTATGCTGCACTATAGGAGAGAGGTATTGCAAATACATcgttttctttagaaaatgagTTCTTTAAATCAGGTAAATAattctttttgtaaaacaaactaGGTTTAGATCACTgagtttacattttcttatgcTGCAGATCATGGTACGATAATCGATTCTGTTTCTATGCAGAAACATCTGAGAGTGATGTTCAGGCTGTGCTGATTGATTGCAGCAGCGTGATATTTGTTGATGTTGCAGGAGCACGGCTCTTCACACAGGTTagtcagcaaaaaaaacaacaaagttacaCCTCATTGGTTCCCTCCCCCGCTCTTTCATTTACTTTGACGGGTTCTGGTTTTTTGTAGATGTGCACCGAGTGCCAGAAATGTGGAGTTCATGTGTATTTGGCAAACTGCAATGGTAAGACTTGTTTATCCATAATATTTGTTTCATTGTGGTTTTTCTGTTATAATCTGTCTCTACGTCATGTTCAATTTTCAGACAAATTTCATGACACATATAAACTGCTACTATCAATCCCCACAGAGGGTGTCCTAAAGATCCTGACATCCTGTGGTCTGATGAACCACATGAACCCTCAACATATTTTTGTAACTGTTCATGATGCTGTGATGTATATTCAACAACAGAGGGTAGAGATCAATATCATTTTACAAAcagtttgcattatttttttattacttgaCTCACTGTAAAAAGAAATAGATGATAATACTGCTGTCGTCTGTTGTAGGAAAAACCTCCAGAGAACAACACAACAGTTTGGGTGTGAGTTGGAAGAATAATGATGAGTCATGCTCACCTTGGCCAAGTGTCTGGAAGAGGGCACAACGACTAGGAATGTCTGTCAGCTGAGCAGGAGCTTTCTGGTATTCGGTCCAGCTTGTACTGTATACTAGTGTTTCAAAGAAGCAGTAGCCTATTGTAGCACCATGAATTACTACAACTTTTACATTACAGTGTTACCAGTTCTTTTGCAGGTTTTTGGATTCACTCTAGCACActtaaataactttaataaaccttttttttgtcatttatgatGTACTTTGGcattgtaatatttatttagttactaTTGTTTGCTATACAAATATGTGCACTGCATAGTTTGTTAAAATACTATTTATATGTTTGAAGATGCCACTGTATACAGTAAAGGCCATTACATACTGACTTTAAATACTCTGTATTTTAACTTGAGACACTAAACCAAAGACTTAATGAATGACCTGTATACAGCAGCCATGCCATCCAGTggcttttaagaaaataaacgTGATGCCACACAATGAACttggattattatttttttctcattaaagtATAAAgcacaaacaataaatattcGATACCTTTGGGCATTAGGTTTCGacagagtgttttttttccttttggtgaCTACAGCTATTAGAAATGAATACATTTAAGGAGAAAACATTATGGAATATGAAGCATGTATTGCCAGATTATGAAGAGGGAAGAAGAGCAGTCTATCTGGTGAGACAGAGTAGATTTTTGTGTCTTTGCtttgcagagagaaaaaaatgctgataCTTTCAGATtcaaatccccccccccccccccccccccataaaCTTGCCCTGTTTTAAGGCAAAAAAGACAGACATTAGTTCTGAAAATTACAATATTATtcaacacacataaataaaataataaaaaaaataaaataaaaaacaaacaaaacaaaacaaacaaaaaaaagaattaattggTGAAATTTTGGTGCGTTCAGTTTTTCCTACTTACAAAGAAAGGTGGATTTGggcaaaacattttccttttctttcttttcacattAATGAGTCATGAGTTATCTTATTGCCATGCTGCCCTCTCCTGTGTGACTGTGGAACAGTTTCTTCTCGCTGCTCATCTCAATCCTGTTACCTTGACCTGATAAAACTATTCGTACTGTGGGTTCAGAACCGGGACAAAATAAAGCTAATTATTTCCTTGCTTGATGTTGTGTAGCTaagttattaattttttttctgtgcatatTTCAAAGAGGCCTCTAGACACTCTACCCTCTGGGTTTTCCCTTTAAAGCTCGAGGAGTGTTTCACTAATTGGCAGGAAGTAGTCCACTTCAATTAGAACATGGTGCACAAATATGTGGCCAAATGTTTACTAATCCAAATTCCACCGCAAGGCCTACTAACATGAACACACATGTAGGCTTATGTTAGACAATCAAgcatccaaacaaacaaacagacaaaaacaacaagaaatatGCAAGATCCACAAGAAAGGTCGACcatttaaagacaaaacttTGACAGGTGTTACAGCTAATGctgcaaaaacaggaaaattaagcATGCTTACACAATGTACATAAAGTTACTTTAGTTTAATAGCtgaatttaacaaaaacatttttctgtgcaCATTTATATGACTCTGTGACTTCTTTCTACAAATCATAGGGAAAAATTTAACCCCAAGATGATATGAAACAATAATATCTTctaataagttaaataaatactgaaatagCTGAAAATGCACACTGATTTTAGGCACTTTCTATCAATTGAAACAACTTGTTATGCATAACTATCTTTGCCTGATAGTTTGTTTCCATCTTGTGGTGAAACATTGTAATGACTGTCTACTGGAATGAGGGCGTCACATACTTTCCACCAAGGGACCAAGACATATGCagcattattattgttgttcCCATTAATCTTCAATCCAATTcaatgttcatttattcatttaatatattttttcaacttttcaGCAGCCCATGAAACCAAACATAGAATACACACAGTGTAACAGATAAATGAAAACTCACAGAGTATTATTTCACCAGTAAAACACTGCATTACACATCTTACTTCATCCAGAATCCCCTTTGAGTAAGGGTGTTGCAAAATATTCTTCAAGTAAACTTTGCTCCAGACTGATGATGTTTTGAGACAGTCAGACTAATAGTTTAgacaaagtttattttaacaaatttaCCTTCTGTTTTCAACCCAAGAACTCCTCCAAGGCATACTTGGACTTTAGTAATTATTTTGGTACACAAAAGTTGTTGTGTATATCAAAGCTGTGAGGCAACACAAGCTTAAATTTGCTtaagctttaataaaaaaaatatagatttttttaagcaCTTTATCAGTGCATTAAATTCATAACTGGCCAATGAAGTATCTCATCAGTATCATCACAAAATCCCATATTAGATAAAACAGAACAAGTCAAAAGTAGAACTAACATAGCCATTTGTCAGctcaaataaacaacacaaaggAAGTAAGAATCTAAAGACAGACATAGATTTGAGTCCACCTGAGAGAGAAACTGTCTCTGAgaacattattttcagttacctgagaaaaacagaaaactcatTTCCTCATATTAAACAACCAGATAGCCAGTTTTTACTGGCTAGTCATGCACTTCAACCTGTTCTTGAAGTAGAAGAGTTCATTTTTAAGATTATTATTCACATCAGTTGATGAATATCGGAACTTTTCATAGCTCTTCATTGAGCTGGATTTACTCCAGGGCAGGTGGATCTTTGAAGCGTGATTTACAATGATGTCGCTACAGGAGCCAATATGGAGGGAGCCCAAAGCATCAAGAAAAAactctgaaaagtaaaaaaaaaaaaaagagagagagagagttttgCAATATAATAACTATAAAGAGAGtgtagaaatgtttaaataaaacaagtaccAACCCAAATGCCCCTGTCGTGACATCCGTGGGTCAAAGCCAACCTGCTGCACTTTGTCGGTCCGTGCCATAAAGAAGTTGATAACGGCATCTGCTACCACACAGTTAGGGAATCCCTCGATGACATGATGATACCCAAGTCTAATATGTAAACAGTCACCTTCCTCTCCACCATTCTCCACTGAAATAGTGTGACGATATGTGGCAGTGTAACCTGTGACCTCTCTCACTGCACCACCAACCTGAAGTTTAAGCCATAATGTTATATACATGGatacattaaacaaaaacacaagaaactaTGGCATATGTGTGGAGTAAAACCACTAAATGATGAAAAGACAGAGTAAGAGCTACTTTAGCTGAAGTTAGGTTAAACCTACTACCCTGATCCATATAGTTCAAAAAGAGAAGGAAGGTGggaaaaagctgaaaatctCAAATTAAAAGACAACTTCAATCAATGCAGTGACTGATCAACTTCTTGCTAAAGAAAGGTAAACTTATATGTCCAAAGATTAATGACTTAAAGGTGAGCTTCACTGAATTACAAATTATTTCAACATGCATTCTTATGTTAATTCTTAAtaattcattattcatttttgttttctcttacaAATACATCTGTTATTGTTGCATGCCAAACATTCCATAGACATGTgccaaatattttaatgttgcaTGGCATGCACCTCACCAGATCCAGAGTAGTCTTCTCTAGAATATCCACCATCTTGTCCAGCCTGGTGTTTGCACTGAAAACGAAATCATCATCCACCCAGAGCACATACTTGGTAGTCACTTGAGATACAGCCAAATTTCTTCCTGCAAACCAACCCTGCATTTTTAAAGAAGAATTAACACacattcatttcacattttgataatcacaaacagaaaactacAATGAATAAAAGATAATGTCTTTACCTTTCCGAATGGCATAATGTAATGTTCAATGTGAGGACCAGTCACTGGCTGTGGGTGCTCATTGTCATCTGCTATGACTATAGTGACTGTGGGATAATATTGCCTTATGCTTTCAATAAGATCTTTGAGTTTGTCATAGCGTATAAAGGTCTTTGTGGCAATAGTAACCAGAGCAGAGATGTTGTACTCTgtggagaaacaggaaaaacaacctAGCAAtgacattttcacacattttgcATTGAACAAAACTGTTAAGATTTACAGCATGAATACCTCCGTTGTAACCAGAGTTGTAAAGTCTGGGTGCATTTCTATGTCCAACTTTGATTATGAAAAATGACTGGTGACCTTCAGTTGCAAACTCAACTGTAAAAGGAAGCAAAAAACTTTATGAGGTGAAACAAAACTGCGTACTTCTGCGTTTTTAAAGATAAGTTTGAAAACATTACCACAATACACTGCCGCTTCATAAAAAGCTATTCAGAAATTAGGGTCATGTGTTATTATTGCTTCCTTAACCCATTCATATCATAATATTTCAAcctttattgaaataaaaagtgGTCAATTACTtctgattttctgctttttatacTCAAAAAGTTCTATGAGATTTCACATCAACATATAGCATTAGCATGACAACTTTACTTGAATCTGCTGTCTTGGGGTGGAACACGGTGTTTGTGTAGGAGACGAACTGCAACTGCCTGTTCAGAGCAGAGAGAAGAGGACCTGACAGTGTCATGTGCTTCTCTCCCTCTCCTTTTATGGACACCTTGTCTACCGTGGCAACAACATCAAAAGTTCCCATTGTTGCTCTCAATGATACCTGTTTAGTGggcaaaacaaacaataagaaTCTTtggtgaaaaaacaaacaaacaaacaaaaaatacacagcGAAACACGATGAAAAGTTGGTGAAATAACTCACTATATGGTTTAATCTTGCTTCCTCTTTGAGACCCAGACCTGACGAAAGAGAGGAATTATTGGAGGATGAAAAGCAGAATGATATTGACATATTTTAACAAGCAGCATTTAAAAGACTGTTGCAGTTTCTTTGATATGGTGCAATGTTAATTAGGCCTTTACCAGGAATGAGGATGGTTTTGAGTGGTTGCACCTCCAAACCCTGGGTGGGATACTGAAGAGGACTGTTGGCCTCAGCTACAATAAGCACATCTGCTGGACTGTAGGATCTTTAAATACATATTGAAGCATTGATTAATTACCTAATTAGTATTGTACAATAAACACCACATTCATATTTGAttaaacaagaataaaatgtgCTTTCACTGAATAGTTTTGGCTCTGCACCAAATCAGGTAACAAAACTGTTGAGATTAAATTCAGCCCTTCAAGCCAAAATAATTCAAGCTATATGGTTGTGGTTGTGTAACTGAACTTATGGAAGATGTCGAATTAAAGAATATGCTTATCAGAGTGTCATGATTTTGGCTTCCCCTGAGTGTGACTGatctatatttaaaatgtgtgctTATTCCTGGAGTGACACCTCGATTAACGGgaattaaacagaaaactgcTTTAAACTCATACCATTCTCTAGGCCTGCGCAGTCTTTTGTAAGGTGGAAGCTGATTTCTGTCCAATCAAACTCATGAAGAAATATAGCTTCAGAGCAGTTATTGTTGGGTTTTATGTCTTCCATAACACTATGGAAAATCTCTCTGTGCTGTAATCTGTCAAAAGCATGACAGACATCTCgcagattattttgttttaaggcACAATGAATTGAATTGGGTTAAATGAGGAGGTCGAGTTGAGTTTTCGTAAGATTTGTACATTAGCAGGAATGCAGTCAGATATGAATGTGCTAGTGCTCTTATTTCATAGTACTTTCtccaaaatgtataaataatagTGAGGAAGCTCCGCATCTAAATATTGATCCAAATAATCTTTTTAAGCATTTTGGTCATAATCGAGCAGCCAGGCTGGAGAATTTGTGTCATAACAGTGATTTTGACTCATAagataccaaaaaaaaaaaaaaaaaaactttttgaagACTATTCATGGGCTGTGCCTTCTGTGGGATGGAAGAGCTCCAGCTAGTTGTAAGTATGGGCTTTAGAAATATGCAGACAAGTTTTTGcatgtacataaaaacagaaaaaaaaagttatgataACACAAAGTGTATTCACTGTGCTTTCATTTGAACTGTACCTTCTTTGATAATTGTTGTACTCCTGAGCTCTTTGTTGCTTTATGCCCTCAGGGTTAGGATGAGTTTCTAAGAATTCATGCAGGAAGTTTTGGGCCCAGACTTGAGGGAAGAGCAGCTTGACGAAGGGCAGATGAAAGGTTTCCTCACCAGCCAGACAAACACATGTATTTTGAGCCAACCGACTGCATCAAAAGTTGTTTGGAGTAAGTTAATAATGATTTTGAGAAAATTAATCTAGataaaaatgttggaaaaacaGTCACATGGGGCAAATTACACACCGTGCCGCATCCTCCTTTATCTTGTAGGCAATGTCAGGATAATCACTGATGAGGCCTCCAAGGATTCTCGTGTGGAGTTTTTGCATTGGGTCATCGTGTATCATCCGTATGTCAACTCCTGAGGTGGCCCAAGGTGTCACATAATAAAGGACTATCAACAATAGTCCAGTGACCAGGATCCATTTGAAATACTTCTTAGAATTTTTATGCATctagaaagaaaatgtatagAGATATCAAAAATGTATACAAGACAAAGGGAAATGTCAGAAACAAAGATTTTGTGTTTCACAAAGAATCTACTGACTTTGAACTGCCAGTATGTCATCAGAGCATAGTTTTTGGTCCTTCATGGGAGtattaaaaatctgtaaaagtaGAAGCACAAACGTGTGAAACACATTTGGGAGGCAAACAACATTTACTTCCTTATAGAGCCAGAATAACC
This region of Melanotaenia boesemani isolate fMelBoe1 chromosome 13, fMelBoe1.pri, whole genome shotgun sequence genomic DNA includes:
- the slc26a10 gene encoding solute carrier family 26 member 10 isoform X3, with amino-acid sequence MSFSVAVYRNVYTEDRFKQAYGSDDNTSGSLRLREKLAGKVRCSGRTCFHLLRERVPIFSWLPRYRLKKWILGDTIAGLTVGILHIPQGMAFALLTSVAPIFGLYTSFFPVVLYMIFGTGRHVSTGTFAVVSLMTGSVVEQLVPTPLEMNSSSSEAADFEGQRIGVASAVALLSGIIMLCMFGLQLGFLSTYLSEPIVKAFTSAAAFHVTVSQLQSMLGLRLPRHTGAFSLFKTLASVMENMSHTNMAELLISLVCLAVLVPVKEINTRYRHRLRTPIPVEILTVIIATCVAYASSLDSTYKIEIVGHIPAGFPSPKLPAFHTFPAIAGDTVAITFVGYAVSVSLAMIYADKHGYSIHPNQELLAHGISNTVSSFFTCFPSSATLATTNILESAGGHTQLSGLFTSLVVLIVLLLIGPLFYFLPKAVLACINVTSLRQMFLQFKDLPELWRISKLDFMVWVVTWLSVVVLNVDLGLAIGVVFSMMTVICRTQRAGCSVLGRASNTEIYKPLENHSKCNEVPGVKILTYNGPIFYGNRSFFREQMSKLLGLTPEKIRSQEKARKAMEKREREIAVNTVERGIANTSFSLENEFFKSETSESDVQAVLIDCSSVIFVDVAGARLFTQMCTECQKCGVHVYLANCNEGVLKILTSCGLMNHMNPQHIFVTVHDAVMYIQQQREKPPENNTTVWV
- the slc26a10 gene encoding solute carrier family 26 member 10 isoform X2 translates to MSFSVAVYRNVYTEDRFKQAYGSDDNTSGSLRLREKLAGKVRCSGRTCFHLLRERVPIFSWLPRYRLKKWILGDTIAGLTVGILHIPQGMAFALLTSVAPIFGLYTSFFPVVLYMIFGTGRHVSTGTFAVVSLMTGSVVEQLVPTPLEMNSSSSEAADFEGQRIGVASAVALLSGIIMLCMFGLQLGFLSTYLSEPIVKAFTSAAAFHVTVSQLQSMLGLRLPRHTGAFSLFKTLASVMENMSHTNMAELLISLVCLAVLVPVKEINTRYRHRLRTPIPVEILTVIIATCVAYASSLDSTYKIEIVGHIPAGFPSPKLPAFHTFPAIAGDTVAITFVGYAVSVSLAMIYADKHGYSIHPNQELLAHGISNTVSSFFTCFPSSATLATTNILESAGGHTQLSGLFTSLVVLIVLLLIGPLFYFLPKAVLACINVTSLRQMFLQFKDLPELWRISKLDFMVWVVTWLSVVVLNVDLGLAIGVVFSMMTVICRTQRAGCSVLGRASNTEIYKPLENHSKCNEVPGVKILTYNGPIFYGNRSFFREQMSKLLGLTPEKIRSQEKARKAMEKREREIAVNTVERGIANTSFSLENEFFKSETSESDVQAVLIDCSSVIFVDVAGARLFTQMCTECQKCGVHVYLANCNDKFHDTYKLLLSIPTEGVLKILTSCGLMNHMNPQHIFVTVHDAVMYIQQQREKPPENNTTVWV
- the slc26a10 gene encoding solute carrier family 26 member 10 isoform X1, whose protein sequence is MSFSVAVYRNVYTEDRFKQAYGSDDNTSGSLRLREKLAGKVRCSGRTCFHLLRERVPIFSWLPRYRLKKWILGDTIAGLTVGILHIPQGMAFALLTSVAPIFGLYTSFFPVVLYMIFGTGRHVSTGTFAVVSLMTGSVVEQLVPTPLEMNSSSSEAADFEGQRIGVASAVALLSGIIMLCMFGLQLGFLSTYLSEPIVKAFTSAAAFHVTVSQLQSMLGLRLPRHTGAFSLFKTLASVMENMSHTNMAELLISLVCLAVLVPVKEINTRYRHRLRTPIPVEILTVIIATCVAYASSLDSTYKIEIVGHIPAGFPSPKLPAFHTFPAIAGDTVAITFVGYAVSVSLAMIYADKHGYSIHPNQELLAHGISNTVSSFFTCFPSSATLATTNILESAGGHTQLSGLFTSLVVLIVLLLIGPLFYFLPKAVLACINVTSLRQMFLQFKDLPELWRISKLDFMVWVVTWLSVVVLNVDLGLAIGVVFSMMTVICRTQRAGCSVLGRASNTEIYKPLENHSKCNEVPGVKILTYNGPIFYGNRSFFREQMSKLLGLTPEKIRSQEKARKAMEKREREIAVNTVERGIANTSFSLENEFFKSETSESDVQAVLIDCSSVIFVDVAGARLFTQMCTECQKCGVHVYLANCNGKTCLSIIFVSLWFFCYNLSLRHVQFSDKFHDTYKLLLSIPTEGVLKILTSCGLMNHMNPQHIFVTVHDAVMYIQQQREKPPENNTTVWV
- the b4galnt1a gene encoding beta-1,4 N-acetylgalactosaminyltransferase 1a; the encoded protein is MTYWQFKMHKNSKKYFKWILVTGLLLIVLYYVTPWATSGVDIRMIHDDPMQKLHTRILGGLISDYPDIAYKIKEDAARRLAQNTCVCLAGEETFHLPFVKLLFPQVWAQNFLHEFLETHPNPEGIKQQRAQEYNNYQRRSYSPADVLIVAEANSPLQYPTQGLEVQPLKTILIPGLGLKEEARLNHIVSLRATMGTFDVVATVDKVSIKGEGEKHMTLSGPLLSALNRQLQFVSYTNTVFHPKTADSIEFATEGHQSFFIIKVGHRNAPRLYNSGYNGEYNISALVTIATKTFIRYDKLKDLIESIRQYYPTVTIVIADDNEHPQPVTGPHIEHYIMPFGKGWFAGRNLAVSQVTTKYVLWVDDDFVFSANTRLDKMVDILEKTTLDLVGGAVREVTGYTATYRHTISVENGGEEGDCLHIRLGYHHVIEGFPNCVVADAVINFFMARTDKVQQVGFDPRMSRQGHLEFFLDALGSLHIGSCSDIIVNHASKIHLPWSKSSSMKSYEKFRYSSTDVNNNLKNELFYFKNRLKCMTSQ